A window of the Salvelinus fontinalis isolate EN_2023a chromosome 14, ASM2944872v1, whole genome shotgun sequence genome harbors these coding sequences:
- the LOC129810704 gene encoding ER degradation-enhancing alpha-mannosidase-like protein 3 isoform X1 — MCTVLWFRPTTMSALLFSLLLLLSTLCRLGQSMSREEKLKLRNQVVEMFDHAYSNYMDHAYPADELMPLTCRGRVRGLEPSRGDVDDALGMFSLTLIDTLDTLVLLNKTAEFEAAVRRVLKDVRLDNDVVVSVFETNIRVLGGLLGGHSMAVMLKDAGHYMQWYQDELLHMAKDLGLRLLPAFNTSSGLPYPRVNLKHGVRGPESRTGTETDTCTACAGTIILEFAALSRFTGDPVFEVHARRALNFLWEKRQRNSNLVGTTINIHSGEWVRRDSGVGAGIDSYYEYLLKAYILLGDDLFLQRFNIHYASIMKYISQPPLLLDVHIHKPLLPARTWMDSLLAFFPGLQVLKGDIRPAIETHEMLYQVTKKHNFLPEAFTTDFRVHWAQHPLRPEFAESTYFLYKATKDPYYLEVGRTVLDNLNRFARVPCGFAAMKDVRTGSHEDRMDSFFLAEMFKYLFLLFAEEEDLPFNVEDYIFTTEAHLLPLSLSLSTAPRAPSPPANSTVQAESLPHLSASVKSLWSEEELDDSNFDWTCPNTRLLFPDPAFPRNLRDPIRSAVDKSCPRPAVHREPGMGRPPLRAQDFMANNPDHLELLRRMGVSLIHLKDGRVQLVQHATQAVSAVAAEDGMRFMQEMMELSSQQQKEQLPPRAVQIISYPFFGRVVLTAGPAQFGTDLSKSITGVRGFVTVAEPYSGCAELSNAAFVQGRIALLQRGQCMFAEKARHIMKAGAIGGIVIDDNEGSSSDTAPLFQMAGDGRNTDDVTLPLLFLFYKEGNILLEALKEYREVEVLLSDKARDRASIFKGKPLPGILLESSGDAHEEDQTSPASSATLDRSHVSTVELDESAPDNEEVTPEEDVGPAIKRNPEPKEEPAVDKDSSSKSVKAMMADWREDLEAFQQMEKDEL; from the exons GACCATGCGTACCCAGCAGATGAGCTGATGCCTCTGACGTGTCGGGGAAGGGTGCGTGGGCTGGAGCCCAGTCGGGGAGACGTGGATGACGCACTGGGGAT GTTCTCTCTCACCCTCATCGACACCCTGGACACTCTAGTG CTCTTAAACAAGACAGCAGAGTTTGAAGCAGCAGTGAGGAGAGTGCTGAAAGATGTGCGACTCGACAATGACGTTGTGGTGTCTGTCTTTGAGACCAACATCCGTGTGCTGGG GGGGCTGCTAGGGGGCCACTCCATGGCTGTGATGCTGAAGGATGCAGGGCATTACATGCAATGGTACCAGGATGAGCTGCTCCACATGGCCAAAGACCTGGGTCTCAGACTCCTGCCTGCTTTCAACACCAGCAGTGGCCTACCTTACCCCAGG GTAAACTTGAAGCATGGTGTCAGGGGTCCTGAGTCTCGGACGGGCACAGAGACGGACACCTGCACAGCTTGTGCTGGTACCATCATCCTGGAGTTCGCTGCCTTGAGTCGCTTCACTGGGGACCCTGTGTTTGAG GTCCATGCACGGAGAGCCCTAAACTTCCTgtgggagaagagacagaggaacaGCAACCTAGTGGGAACAACCATCAACATCCACTCAGGAGAGTGGGTCCGCAGGG ACAGCGGAGTTGGAGCAGGGATCGACTCGTATTATGAGTACCTGCTGAAAGCCTACATTCTCCTGGGAGATGACCTCTTTCTGCAGCGCTTCAACATT CACTATGCGTCTATAATGAAGTACATCAGCCAGCCTCCTCTCCTGCTGGATGTTCACATCCACAAGCCTCTGCTGCCTGCTCGCACCTGGATGGACTCCCTCCTGGCATTCTTCCCTGGGCTGCAG GTGTTGAAGGGAGATATCCGGCCAGCCATTGAGACCCATGAGATGCTGTATCAAGTCACCAAGAAACACAACTTCCTCCCAGAG GCGTTCACCACTGACTTCAGGGTACACTGGGCTCAGCATCCACTAAGACCTGAGTTTGCAGAGAGCACCTATTTCCTGTACAAG GCCACCAAAGACCCCTACTACCTAGAGGTAGGGCGCACGGTGCTGGACAACCTGAACCGCTTTGCCCGGGTCCCCTGCGGCTTTGCTGCCATGAAGGACGTTCGCACCGGGAGCCACGAGGACCG AATGGACTCCTTTTTCCTGGCGGAGATGTTCAAGTACCTGTTCCTGCTGTTTGCAGAGGAGGAAGATCTGCCGTTTAATGTTGAGGACTACATCTTCACCACCGAGGCTCAcctcctgcccctgtccctgtctctgtccactGCCCCTCGCGCCCCCTCTCCTCCCGCCAACTCCACGGTACAGGCTGAATCTCTGCCTCATCTGTCCGCCTCTGTCAAATCTCTTTGG TCAGAGGAAGAGCTGGATGACTCCAACTTTGATTGGACCTGCCCCAACACACGCCTCCTTTTCCCTGACCCTGCCTTCCCTCGGAACCTCCGAGATCCAATCAGAAGTGCTGTGGACAAGAGCTGTCCCCGCCCTGCCGTTCACCG TGAGCCAGGGATGGGTCGCCCCCCTCTGAGGGCTCAGGACTTCATGGCCAACAACCCTGATCACCTGGAGCTGCTGAGGAGGATGGGAGTCAGCCTTATACACCTGAAGGATGGCAGAGTGCAGCTAGTCCAACACGCTACACAG GCGGTCAGTGCTGTGGCAGCAGAGGACGGGATGCGCTTCATGCAGGAGATGATGGAGCTGTCCAGCCAGCAGCAGAAGGAGCAGCTCCCTCCGCGCGCCGTACAGATCATCTCATACCCCTTCTTCGGCAGAGTGGTGCTGACCGCTGGCCCAGCACAGTTTGGCACAGACCTTTCCAAGAGCATCACTGGG gTGCGTGGGTTTGTGACAGTGGCTGAGCCCTACAGTGGCTGTGCGGAGCTGAGCAACGCTGCCTTTGTACAGGGCCGCATCGCTTTGCTGCAGCGGGGCCAGTGTATGTTCGCTGAGAAGGCAAGACACATCATGAAGGCTGGGGCCATCGGCGGCATCGTCATCG ATGACAACGAGGGCAGCAGCAGTGACACAGCTCCCCTCTTCCAGATGGCCGGCGATGGCCGCAACACGGACGACGTCACCTTGCCCCTGCTCTTCCTGTTCTACAAGGAGGGAAACATCCTGTTGGAGGCTCTTAAGGAGTACAGGGAGGTGGAGGTGCTGCTGAGCGACAAGGCCAGAGACCGAG CCTCCATATTCAAAGGTAAACCTCTCCCTGGCATCCTGCTGGAGAGCA GTGGGGACGCTCATGAGGAGGACCAAACTTCACCCGCCTCTTCCGCAACTCTTGACCGGTCACACGTGAGCACTGTGGAGCTGGACGAATCAGCTCCCGACAATGAGGAAGTGACTCCTGAGGAGGATGTGGGACCTGCCATTAAGAGGAACCCTGAGCCAAAGGAGGAGCCTGCTGTTGACAAGGACTCTAGCAGCAAATCAGTGAAGGCCATGATGGCTGATTGGCGGGAGGACTTAGAGGCGTTCCAGCAGATGGAGAAGGATGAGCTTTGA
- the LOC129810704 gene encoding ER degradation-enhancing alpha-mannosidase-like protein 3 isoform X2, with translation MCTVLWFRPTTMSALLFSLLLLLSTLCRLGQSMSREEKLKLRNQVVEMFDHAYSNYMDHAYPADELMPLTCRGRVRGLEPSRGDVDDALGMFSLTLIDTLDTLVLLNKTAEFEAAVRRVLKDVRLDNDVVVSVFETNIRVLGGLLGGHSMAVMLKDAGHYMQWYQDELLHMAKDLGLRLLPAFNTSSGLPYPRVNLKHGVRGPESRTGTETDTCTACAGTIILEFAALSRFTGDPVFEVHARRALNFLWEKRQRNSNLVGTTINIHSGEWVRRDSGVGAGIDSYYEYLLKAYILLGDDLFLQRFNIHYASIMKYISQPPLLLDVHIHKPLLPARTWMDSLLAFFPGLQVLKGDIRPAIETHEMLYQVTKKHNFLPEAFTTDFRVHWAQHPLRPEFAESTYFLYKATKDPYYLEVGRTVLDNLNRFARVPCGFAAMKDVRTGSHEDRMDSFFLAEMFKYLFLLFAEEEDLPFNVEDYIFTTEAHLLPLSLSLSTAPRAPSPPANSTVQAESLPHLSASVKSLWSEEELDDSNFDWTCPNTRLLFPDPAFPRNLRDPIRSAVDKSCPRPAVHREPGMGRPPLRAQDFMANNPDHLELLRRMGVSLIHLKDGRVQLVQHATQAVSAVAAEDGMRFMQEMMELSSQQQKEQLPPRAVQIISYPFFGRVVLTAGPAQFGTDLSKSITGVRGFVTVAEPYSGCAELSNAAFVQGRIALLQRGQCMFAEKARHIMKAGAIGGIVIDDNEGSSSDTAPLFQMAGDGRNTDDVTLPLLFLFYKEGNILLEALKEYREVEVLLSDKARDRASIFKGGDAHEEDQTSPASSATLDRSHVSTVELDESAPDNEEVTPEEDVGPAIKRNPEPKEEPAVDKDSSSKSVKAMMADWREDLEAFQQMEKDEL, from the exons GACCATGCGTACCCAGCAGATGAGCTGATGCCTCTGACGTGTCGGGGAAGGGTGCGTGGGCTGGAGCCCAGTCGGGGAGACGTGGATGACGCACTGGGGAT GTTCTCTCTCACCCTCATCGACACCCTGGACACTCTAGTG CTCTTAAACAAGACAGCAGAGTTTGAAGCAGCAGTGAGGAGAGTGCTGAAAGATGTGCGACTCGACAATGACGTTGTGGTGTCTGTCTTTGAGACCAACATCCGTGTGCTGGG GGGGCTGCTAGGGGGCCACTCCATGGCTGTGATGCTGAAGGATGCAGGGCATTACATGCAATGGTACCAGGATGAGCTGCTCCACATGGCCAAAGACCTGGGTCTCAGACTCCTGCCTGCTTTCAACACCAGCAGTGGCCTACCTTACCCCAGG GTAAACTTGAAGCATGGTGTCAGGGGTCCTGAGTCTCGGACGGGCACAGAGACGGACACCTGCACAGCTTGTGCTGGTACCATCATCCTGGAGTTCGCTGCCTTGAGTCGCTTCACTGGGGACCCTGTGTTTGAG GTCCATGCACGGAGAGCCCTAAACTTCCTgtgggagaagagacagaggaacaGCAACCTAGTGGGAACAACCATCAACATCCACTCAGGAGAGTGGGTCCGCAGGG ACAGCGGAGTTGGAGCAGGGATCGACTCGTATTATGAGTACCTGCTGAAAGCCTACATTCTCCTGGGAGATGACCTCTTTCTGCAGCGCTTCAACATT CACTATGCGTCTATAATGAAGTACATCAGCCAGCCTCCTCTCCTGCTGGATGTTCACATCCACAAGCCTCTGCTGCCTGCTCGCACCTGGATGGACTCCCTCCTGGCATTCTTCCCTGGGCTGCAG GTGTTGAAGGGAGATATCCGGCCAGCCATTGAGACCCATGAGATGCTGTATCAAGTCACCAAGAAACACAACTTCCTCCCAGAG GCGTTCACCACTGACTTCAGGGTACACTGGGCTCAGCATCCACTAAGACCTGAGTTTGCAGAGAGCACCTATTTCCTGTACAAG GCCACCAAAGACCCCTACTACCTAGAGGTAGGGCGCACGGTGCTGGACAACCTGAACCGCTTTGCCCGGGTCCCCTGCGGCTTTGCTGCCATGAAGGACGTTCGCACCGGGAGCCACGAGGACCG AATGGACTCCTTTTTCCTGGCGGAGATGTTCAAGTACCTGTTCCTGCTGTTTGCAGAGGAGGAAGATCTGCCGTTTAATGTTGAGGACTACATCTTCACCACCGAGGCTCAcctcctgcccctgtccctgtctctgtccactGCCCCTCGCGCCCCCTCTCCTCCCGCCAACTCCACGGTACAGGCTGAATCTCTGCCTCATCTGTCCGCCTCTGTCAAATCTCTTTGG TCAGAGGAAGAGCTGGATGACTCCAACTTTGATTGGACCTGCCCCAACACACGCCTCCTTTTCCCTGACCCTGCCTTCCCTCGGAACCTCCGAGATCCAATCAGAAGTGCTGTGGACAAGAGCTGTCCCCGCCCTGCCGTTCACCG TGAGCCAGGGATGGGTCGCCCCCCTCTGAGGGCTCAGGACTTCATGGCCAACAACCCTGATCACCTGGAGCTGCTGAGGAGGATGGGAGTCAGCCTTATACACCTGAAGGATGGCAGAGTGCAGCTAGTCCAACACGCTACACAG GCGGTCAGTGCTGTGGCAGCAGAGGACGGGATGCGCTTCATGCAGGAGATGATGGAGCTGTCCAGCCAGCAGCAGAAGGAGCAGCTCCCTCCGCGCGCCGTACAGATCATCTCATACCCCTTCTTCGGCAGAGTGGTGCTGACCGCTGGCCCAGCACAGTTTGGCACAGACCTTTCCAAGAGCATCACTGGG gTGCGTGGGTTTGTGACAGTGGCTGAGCCCTACAGTGGCTGTGCGGAGCTGAGCAACGCTGCCTTTGTACAGGGCCGCATCGCTTTGCTGCAGCGGGGCCAGTGTATGTTCGCTGAGAAGGCAAGACACATCATGAAGGCTGGGGCCATCGGCGGCATCGTCATCG ATGACAACGAGGGCAGCAGCAGTGACACAGCTCCCCTCTTCCAGATGGCCGGCGATGGCCGCAACACGGACGACGTCACCTTGCCCCTGCTCTTCCTGTTCTACAAGGAGGGAAACATCCTGTTGGAGGCTCTTAAGGAGTACAGGGAGGTGGAGGTGCTGCTGAGCGACAAGGCCAGAGACCGAG CCTCCATATTCAAAG GTGGGGACGCTCATGAGGAGGACCAAACTTCACCCGCCTCTTCCGCAACTCTTGACCGGTCACACGTGAGCACTGTGGAGCTGGACGAATCAGCTCCCGACAATGAGGAAGTGACTCCTGAGGAGGATGTGGGACCTGCCATTAAGAGGAACCCTGAGCCAAAGGAGGAGCCTGCTGTTGACAAGGACTCTAGCAGCAAATCAGTGAAGGCCATGATGGCTGATTGGCGGGAGGACTTAGAGGCGTTCCAGCAGATGGAGAAGGATGAGCTTTGA
- the LOC129810704 gene encoding ER degradation-enhancing alpha-mannosidase-like protein 3 isoform X3, with product MCTVLWFRPTTMSALLFSLLLLLSTLCRLGQSMSREEKLKLRNQVVEMFDHAYSNYMDHAYPADELMPLTCRGRVRGLEPSRGDVDDALGMFSLTLIDTLDTLVLLNKTAEFEAAVRRVLKDVRLDNDVVVSVFETNIRVLGGLLGGHSMAVMLKDAGHYMQWYQDELLHMAKDLGLRLLPAFNTSSGLPYPRVNLKHGVRGPESRTGTETDTCTACAGTIILEFAALSRFTGDPVFEVHARRALNFLWEKRQRNSNLVGTTINIHSGEWVRRDSGVGAGIDSYYEYLLKAYILLGDDLFLQRFNIHYASIMKYISQPPLLLDVHIHKPLLPARTWMDSLLAFFPGLQVLKGDIRPAIETHEMLYQVTKKHNFLPEAFTTDFRVHWAQHPLRPEFAESTYFLYKATKDPYYLEVGRTVLDNLNRFARVPCGFAAMKDVRTGSHEDRMDSFFLAEMFKYLFLLFAEEEDLPFNVEDYIFTTEAHLLPLSLSLSTAPRAPSPPANSTVQAESLPHLSASVKSLWSEEELDDSNFDWTCPNTRLLFPDPAFPRNLRDPIRSAVDKSCPRPAVHREPGMGRPPLRAQDFMANNPDHLELLRRMGVSLIHLKDGRVQLVQHATQAVSAVAAEDGMRFMQEMMELSSQQQKEQLPPRAVQIISYPFFGRVVLTAGPAQFGTDLSKSITGVRGFVTVAEPYSGCAELSNAAFVQGRIALLQRGQCMFAEKARHIMKAGAIGGIVIDDNEGSSSDTAPLFQMAGDGRNTDDVTLPLLFLFYKEGNILLEALKEYREVEVLLSDKARDRGGDAHEEDQTSPASSATLDRSHVSTVELDESAPDNEEVTPEEDVGPAIKRNPEPKEEPAVDKDSSSKSVKAMMADWREDLEAFQQMEKDEL from the exons GACCATGCGTACCCAGCAGATGAGCTGATGCCTCTGACGTGTCGGGGAAGGGTGCGTGGGCTGGAGCCCAGTCGGGGAGACGTGGATGACGCACTGGGGAT GTTCTCTCTCACCCTCATCGACACCCTGGACACTCTAGTG CTCTTAAACAAGACAGCAGAGTTTGAAGCAGCAGTGAGGAGAGTGCTGAAAGATGTGCGACTCGACAATGACGTTGTGGTGTCTGTCTTTGAGACCAACATCCGTGTGCTGGG GGGGCTGCTAGGGGGCCACTCCATGGCTGTGATGCTGAAGGATGCAGGGCATTACATGCAATGGTACCAGGATGAGCTGCTCCACATGGCCAAAGACCTGGGTCTCAGACTCCTGCCTGCTTTCAACACCAGCAGTGGCCTACCTTACCCCAGG GTAAACTTGAAGCATGGTGTCAGGGGTCCTGAGTCTCGGACGGGCACAGAGACGGACACCTGCACAGCTTGTGCTGGTACCATCATCCTGGAGTTCGCTGCCTTGAGTCGCTTCACTGGGGACCCTGTGTTTGAG GTCCATGCACGGAGAGCCCTAAACTTCCTgtgggagaagagacagaggaacaGCAACCTAGTGGGAACAACCATCAACATCCACTCAGGAGAGTGGGTCCGCAGGG ACAGCGGAGTTGGAGCAGGGATCGACTCGTATTATGAGTACCTGCTGAAAGCCTACATTCTCCTGGGAGATGACCTCTTTCTGCAGCGCTTCAACATT CACTATGCGTCTATAATGAAGTACATCAGCCAGCCTCCTCTCCTGCTGGATGTTCACATCCACAAGCCTCTGCTGCCTGCTCGCACCTGGATGGACTCCCTCCTGGCATTCTTCCCTGGGCTGCAG GTGTTGAAGGGAGATATCCGGCCAGCCATTGAGACCCATGAGATGCTGTATCAAGTCACCAAGAAACACAACTTCCTCCCAGAG GCGTTCACCACTGACTTCAGGGTACACTGGGCTCAGCATCCACTAAGACCTGAGTTTGCAGAGAGCACCTATTTCCTGTACAAG GCCACCAAAGACCCCTACTACCTAGAGGTAGGGCGCACGGTGCTGGACAACCTGAACCGCTTTGCCCGGGTCCCCTGCGGCTTTGCTGCCATGAAGGACGTTCGCACCGGGAGCCACGAGGACCG AATGGACTCCTTTTTCCTGGCGGAGATGTTCAAGTACCTGTTCCTGCTGTTTGCAGAGGAGGAAGATCTGCCGTTTAATGTTGAGGACTACATCTTCACCACCGAGGCTCAcctcctgcccctgtccctgtctctgtccactGCCCCTCGCGCCCCCTCTCCTCCCGCCAACTCCACGGTACAGGCTGAATCTCTGCCTCATCTGTCCGCCTCTGTCAAATCTCTTTGG TCAGAGGAAGAGCTGGATGACTCCAACTTTGATTGGACCTGCCCCAACACACGCCTCCTTTTCCCTGACCCTGCCTTCCCTCGGAACCTCCGAGATCCAATCAGAAGTGCTGTGGACAAGAGCTGTCCCCGCCCTGCCGTTCACCG TGAGCCAGGGATGGGTCGCCCCCCTCTGAGGGCTCAGGACTTCATGGCCAACAACCCTGATCACCTGGAGCTGCTGAGGAGGATGGGAGTCAGCCTTATACACCTGAAGGATGGCAGAGTGCAGCTAGTCCAACACGCTACACAG GCGGTCAGTGCTGTGGCAGCAGAGGACGGGATGCGCTTCATGCAGGAGATGATGGAGCTGTCCAGCCAGCAGCAGAAGGAGCAGCTCCCTCCGCGCGCCGTACAGATCATCTCATACCCCTTCTTCGGCAGAGTGGTGCTGACCGCTGGCCCAGCACAGTTTGGCACAGACCTTTCCAAGAGCATCACTGGG gTGCGTGGGTTTGTGACAGTGGCTGAGCCCTACAGTGGCTGTGCGGAGCTGAGCAACGCTGCCTTTGTACAGGGCCGCATCGCTTTGCTGCAGCGGGGCCAGTGTATGTTCGCTGAGAAGGCAAGACACATCATGAAGGCTGGGGCCATCGGCGGCATCGTCATCG ATGACAACGAGGGCAGCAGCAGTGACACAGCTCCCCTCTTCCAGATGGCCGGCGATGGCCGCAACACGGACGACGTCACCTTGCCCCTGCTCTTCCTGTTCTACAAGGAGGGAAACATCCTGTTGGAGGCTCTTAAGGAGTACAGGGAGGTGGAGGTGCTGCTGAGCGACAAGGCCAGAGACCGAG GTGGGGACGCTCATGAGGAGGACCAAACTTCACCCGCCTCTTCCGCAACTCTTGACCGGTCACACGTGAGCACTGTGGAGCTGGACGAATCAGCTCCCGACAATGAGGAAGTGACTCCTGAGGAGGATGTGGGACCTGCCATTAAGAGGAACCCTGAGCCAAAGGAGGAGCCTGCTGTTGACAAGGACTCTAGCAGCAAATCAGTGAAGGCCATGATGGCTGATTGGCGGGAGGACTTAGAGGCGTTCCAGCAGATGGAGAAGGATGAGCTTTGA